The nucleotide window CAGAATACACAATGAAAGCCACAGTCCAATCATCAAATGACCCTAAAGAAATCAACtgatctttttttccccatttatcTCTCTTGTTTGCTGGGAAGCAAGTCTGCAGTGGTTATAGTGATATATAAGCACAAGGTAAGACTTATTTGTGAAAAGCATGTCTAACAATTGGAATGCACGAAGCTCTTATTGCCTGTTCTGCCAGAGTTGTTCTAACATTAACCTCTAAATTTCATGGACAGATCATTAACACATTGATACAAACGGCTGCCTGCACGAGGCAGAGAGTTCTGGGAGATGGGCACTTAGCAGGTGCATGTTTGATTAACAGATGAAGACTTTCCTCAGAGCAGCGATCGACTTCTCCTTTTACGGTCATGGGTTTTGTTTCACTGTTATCCTTCTGTTGCTTTCTCTAGGAAAACGAGGTCCAGACTGAGCAGCACGGGAAGGGGACAGTGCATGAGTGCTGAAAGGTGACAGGGTGAGTGCTCTTAATTTGGCACTTTGGGTTAACTTTTGAGTTAACCAAAATTCTTCAAATTTCAACACTGAATCAGTGGTCTTAAACATGAGTGACCTTGCATATTTCTTCAGCAGTTTATTTTTCTAGGATTGTGCACaccaactttaaaaagaaagcttaGTGTCCATATACAATGCTACATAGATAATTTGATCTCGTCTGGTTTAAGCAATTGAGACTAGGAGCCCTCTACTGTTGTCCCAGTTTCTCCAGTTGGATGATGTCACCTCAATAAACGCAGGGAAATTCAGCCACAATCTTCAAGACagcttgattttcttttaaagcaaaaaCATGGCCTTTACTTCAATACTCCTACTAAATAATGACTGTACAGGGTAGAAAGTCTACTCATTATAATTAATTTAGGCACCAAAAATATTCTCCCTATGTTTactagtaatttttttctttcttggtattCTAGAGTAGctaacattacaaaaaaaaaaaaaaaaaaatgcatgccaTGTTGTATGCCACAATTATTTTCTAGGCTTGAGACCGAAATTCTTAGGTTGTTTTGACTGGGCAGCTAACAACAATTTAGATGATTCTGCTCACATTCAGTGACATGATATGCAAAGCCATGGCTGTATTCCAGCACATTCTTCTTGTCAGAACCGTTTAAATCACCATCTTACACAAATACGTACTGAAACTCAactttaagtgttttatttttatgtacatttctttttttccagaaataaaatatctaaatacaGACAGTGTAATGTGGTATATGTATAGCTTTCAACAATACTTGAGCTGAATAAATGCTTTGTACAttaaatttgtctttttaatgGAGTTCACAGCTACATTGAATAAATGGATTCCTCagatcctttttttctttttaaccaatAACAAGCAGAGAGACAAGTACAATTTAATATTAATAAGCAGCTCAAATAACACTTGGttaaactatatacaatacaAACCATTCATACAAATGAAGACTAGGATATTGAATTTGTTACAATATGTGTAGTAAAGATAAGACAGACACTTCTAACTTACATGGTGTCTGCCAGGCATTTCCCTTCTTATATAATGATCAGAACTTGTGTTAAGCAGCCTTAGTTGCTCTCAACATTGCAAAGGTCCAGAGATAGGCGAGAAAAGCTGTAATCCCAGTGTCTGCCCACATGTAAATTTCAAATGTTTGCTCATCTTTACTGAGAACGGGCTCTTCCctccagagaaagaaaagccatCCTGTATCACCGTGAATGTGCCTACTGTATGCTGGGAAAAAGTTACTACACTTTGttgtgtttataaaataaagaatactgAGCTctaaagacacatttttttccatttaacaaGCATATAACTCCTACAGTAGTGTTCACCAGCACAGCTACTCCAAGCAGTAGGAATGCATGAGTGGGGATTATTGATTAGCATGGACTCAAGACCTTAAAAGAGATTTCCATAACAGCATGTTAGACACATCCTCTGTCTAGTTAATTCTTTGTGTTTGATCATAGTTTATCCTGAACTATCATGAGTCAGACAATGAAAGCCCTCACAAAGGGAACCATGATAGATGCAAGCTGAAATGTGCAAGAGTGGATGCTCATGTGCCTCTATCTGTGATAGCATGTCTTCAGGTGAGACTTTGAGATCTATGGTGATTTACAACTATGCTGAGAGATGCAGCTGACTGGGCAGAAATGACATCCATTGTTTTCCACTAGCATGTTTGCACCAGTCAACAAGAGCAGCAGTGTAGACACATTCCAGGCAACAGATGTGACCTTCTTCCTTGAGGTAACAGCCCTGTCCTATGACCTCTAATTCCTCAGGCTTCAGTCTCATTCCCTGTTTGTCCTCATCCTGAGGGGAAGtaaggtgtgtcactgtggtagTTGTAGTCGGGGCATACTTTCTGTACTAGTTTATAGTCCGTACTATAAAAGGAAATGTAAATGCAGATCACCTTGAAGGGCTTGGAGCAGAGCCAGGACACATGACTTTGGGTCTGCTCCTGGTAACAGGTTTTTGAAGGGTCATAGTTGCAGAGTGTGTTCTTGGTAGCCTTGTCAACCTTTTCATATTCAATGCGACAGTTGAAGGACTTGGAATCTTTGGCATCAATCACGGTTTGTTGTGCCAAGTCGAATTCCACGATTTTGGTTGGGGGCACCAAGCTGACAGATACATTACCTTGACCAGTGGAATTATGCCTGAAATAGACACTAAACGTCCCATTGCCATGATCTACAATTTTCCCAGTTATCAACAGGTTTAGCTTCACTGTTTTGATGTTGGAATGAAAATCACCCCATCCAAACATCTTCTTAAACTTGCCGGTCTTAACAATGGGCCTTCTTTTGGCCCTGGGCCGAGGTTCTTGAAGGTCTGTGGAGTTCCTCAGCCAGTCCCAGAGGTCTTGCTCAGAATAAGGTTCTGGGGTGTCATAGCGCAGGTCCAAATCTGTGTCATTTTCTTTACCACGGAAAGTCTGTGAGAGGAGCCGACTGATAGACAAGTCTTTGCTACTTTCTGTCCATATGTGCTTTAGTGTGGATTTGTtgcttcctgacttcagaagTTCCGATTTCCCACCATTTGTTAAATTGGCACACGTGACCTGAGAAAAGAATGTAAAAGATGGGTGTTTATTTACATCTCCACATCTAAGAATATGCAAAACACACATTCCAGCTTTTGCTGGGAGGCTTGGAATTAAATGATGACGTTTGCTGTTGTTACTGTTCTTAAAAGTACCTCCAGTATCTGGCCACTGTTTATTAAGTGATAAAATACCACTTCTATTTTTATTCAGTAGTGGGAAAGGGGAGGTGTGGGTGGATAAAAGCCACCAAGCATGACCTGAAGACTCATATAAAACAttgactaaagaaagaaaaggcctcCTAGCATGAGTAAGCCAAGTTGAATTCAAATATAAACTAAACTAAAGTAAATAATGTCTTATCACTAaacccacttttaaaataaacttttataatCATTATGTTCTTTTTCTGGCTCAGAATCACCATAAGCACTAAAGCTATATGACTTGCATAAATATATCATCTGGTATCCTGTTTACTTTGATTGCTTATGTCAAtactattttagaaataaaattagtttTACAAAGCATGTTTTCActtgtcaacacacacacacacacacacacacacacatacacacacacacacacacacaaacacacaatgtcCTTATCACCAATCACAACACAcaggataattttttaaattttcaatgctTAAAATGTAGTTTAAGAAAAGAGTTATAACATCCGGTATTCACTAGCATGTAGGCATTTGAAAATCTGCTAAAACAACACAAAGTCAGAAGGTCACTTCAAGTGAAGTTGTAAGAGTCACACTTGGATGGTATTCTCCAAGATCCCATCTTGCCTCTTTGAAATAATTGGTTCCTCAATGATCCCAGGGGTTCAAAGGAACCAGTACCTGAAGGGCCTCAAAGCAGAAATCACTCATTCTGACATGGAGCATGCAGGACATACAACCTGTAAGCATAACCCCAGAACCCACTGGAACTAACAGCCAAGACAGACCATTGACCACATGGACTGATTCATTTCAGCTGAGGTTGCTAAAGGAATTCCCCCAGATGTCCATTGAAAAGCTAAGTTTCCCAATAAAGTTCTTTGGCCAGGTTCCTGATGAACCACTCCTAAGGACCCCAAGTCCTTTTTCAAATATGAGCCTGTTTACTACATTCAGCCTTTTTGGACTCTCTAGCCATTATATAAAAGTTCTCCAAGTAAAAGATAATTGTCAAAGAGCTCTCTTAAATGAGGCTCATTAGGAATAAGAGCCATGTTCTAAACCATGTCTACCTGTACCTATAGACTTATCCATGTAGGTCTCTTGTTATGACATGGATGTCTACTGAGAATAcccttctgtcagatgtatatGATGGAATGCATTAGCTTAGGGGCCAGACTTACTAGTATTTGtttccagctctgtcacttctttgAGACAGCATGATTAATGTGGGACCATTCTCACAAAtaccagaagttgctttatttgAAAAACTACTGGTCTTAAGAAATACTGTACTGATTTCCTTGTAAACCTATtacatctaaaataaaatgtggttTTTCTAGTGGGTTTTTATATCCCATGACTTCGCCCTACAAAACCAAAGTTAAAACACTGGAGGGGTTaacacagctttttaaaaaattgtcttaaGCTGAGAGTCCATATTCTGTTGCATCTGCTCTCCATTTCCAAGGCAATAGTATGCTTAAAGGATCAAAGTAGATTTTACTAGGGGACAGAAAACTTCAGAGAACCCTATTCTAGACACAGGATTTGTCATAGAAGGAACAGGCAAGTAAGAGTGTGTTCATGATCTCACCTAACAACAGCAAAGGCCAGGCTTGTGTTCACTGTTATTCTTCAGACTTTTGACTTATCACCtatgaaaacaaagcaagaccctTGTGTATTCAGAGATGGTCTGGATAGACTGCTTCCATCTCAGAGGGAATGCTGAGAATTGTGAGAAGGGTGTCTTTGCTACCAGCTTCATTGTAATAATAAGTATTTCTTCCTTTCAGTTCTGTTCTCCCcttgcattgtttttttttattccctcTCCACCCAAACTGTTTCCTGTCTATATTTTCTCATCATTAAacgaataaaaatttaaattaacaagaacaaaaaaaaaagatttaatgttTCCAAATCAAAGAAACTAAgccaaaggaaaaataagaatggTTCATTTTCAAAAAGCATACAGCAAAAATTTTAAGGCAAGCAATGTTTTTAACATAAACTAAATACTatgacataaagaaatgaaattgaagGGAAAGGTTCTTTGAGGGAGGAGAATTAGACATAGGAATGTATATAGAATAGGTATGAAATTAATTTCCCAACTATCTCTTTTGCCTGATTATAATGTCAATTTCTTATAGGCCAATCTCTTATACTCTTTTAGTATCTCATATAAAGTGAAAATCATGATAGTTTCAGAGTTAATATTACCCTACACAATTATAAAATAGTAGAAGCAGATAAAGATATATTAATACTTCCCTAAATTAATGCATTTCAAATTATACTATTTTAGGTTGAGGATATCTATCTATTCAGTGAAAAAGCACATGGAAGCACATGCAGGACCCTGGAATCGGTAGCCAGCAGTGATGggagaaaaggggggaaataaaagtagaaaaaacatTTTACTATGGTATGACACAGGGTAGCTAATATACGCTAGAACATATCTAAAAACTCACTAACACTAATTGGCAAGTCTAGTACTGATCCTTTGACTTTAAAATACCTTTTTCATGAGTATTTGctttttatatttcaataaaaatctattttgtgGTTAAATATCCAAATGTATACTTGCCTAACTATACAAGCATCATCTTCCTACAATCTTCATATTGATTATTTAGGAGAAAAGACATAAGTGCATGTACTTTCCTCTGATTCTTGTTCTTACAGTTAGATGTGTTCCCATTGTTCGGTTAGTGAAAATAAATTTGGGCATACAGAGAGTGGCTTTTATTGTACTTTATCTCAAAATCAACAAGAATCGTAATGCGATACTTCTGAAATGCACTTGTTAACAGTAGTGAAACTGTCCCaaaatggaagggaaaaaaacaCTTACAGAGCAATTTATGAGCAGCAGGTAACGAGTACAAGGGGAAAATTGTAGTACTGCAGAATAtaatttaaagaaggaagaatgagTATATCCAGAAAGCACTATCACTGTAATGGATGGACAGACCTCTGATTTTCAGTCACATTGTCCATTGTTTAGCTCTAAATTATATTCTCCACAGCCATAGTGATTATGAATGTGGACTTTGGAGTAGACTACCTGAACTCAGACTAGGAGTTCATCCTCGACAACTGTGTTATGTACAAAACTTACTTATTGTGTAGAAGCTTACATTTTTCCCCTTTAGAGACTAGGCGATATTAGCCATATCTCTCAGAGGGATGGTGGGATTGCATGGGAAACTCCATTTAAAGCGACAAAGAAAGTCTCTGGAATGCAGTGGGTGTTCAACAACAGTGTCACTACCTGGAATCATCACACTTCCACCTCTAAACTCTACCTTATGAAGATGAATGACTTATGGATAACTTGGGATGGTATTTGCAAGTAactaaacttttaaagaaaatctgtCTTTAGAAGAACTGtaaatataaacaattaaaaaaatatcatacTGAGAATGAGAGGCGATTGGGGAAGACATATGCCAAAAGTTTCatataagaaagaatgaaataaattatgtaaCCCACTGTGCAGCATCGCACCTCTAGCCAGAGAAACAGATTTAGTACTCACAAATCTGTTTTAAAAGGAGGCAGCCCTGGTGATAAATATGatcaccaaaataaaatattctaaaatatatcttaacAAACTTGAGAGCATCTATTGGATGCTGTTAAAAATTTGTGCTGAAATggcctttaaaaaggaaaaaaaagcatataTTTTTCAATGCTGCTGTGACAAGCTAAGAAACATGGAAAACTACAGGGGCAGTAAAACTCCAAATAACAAAGAATAAGTATAAGAGTAGCT belongs to Onychomys torridus chromosome 3, mOncTor1.1, whole genome shotgun sequence and includes:
- the Nxph1 gene encoding neurexophilin-1, which produces MQAACWYVLLLLQPAVYLVTCANLTNGGKSELLKSGSNKSTLKHIWTESSKDLSISRLLSQTFRGKENDTDLDLRYDTPEPYSEQDLWDWLRNSTDLQEPRPRAKRRPIVKTGKFKKMFGWGDFHSNIKTVKLNLLITGKIVDHGNGTFSVYFRHNSTGQGNVSVSLVPPTKIVEFDLAQQTVIDAKDSKSFNCRIEYEKVDKATKNTLCNYDPSKTCYQEQTQSHVSWLCSKPFKVICIYISFYSTDYKLVQKVCPDYNYHSDTPYFPSG